The Tumebacillus sp. BK434 genome segment CCGTCGATGCCGATGAAGCCGGGTTCGATGGGCAAGCCGTTCCCGGGCATCTACGCAGCGATCGTCGACGATGCGGGCAACGAGCTGCCGGCGAACACGATGGGCAACCTGGCGATTCGCGCGCCGTGGCCGTCGATGATGCGCCGCATCTGGAACAACCCGGCGAAGTATGAAGAGTATTTCCGACTCCAGCCGTGGTACATCTCCGGCGACTCGGCGTACAAAGATGAAGACGGGTACTTCTGGTTCCAAGGCCGCATCGACGATGTGATCAACACGTCGGGTGAGCGCGTCGGCCCGTTCGAAGTCGAATCGAAGCTCGTCGAGCACCCGGCGATCGCCGAAGCGGGCGTCATCGGCAAGCCGGACCCGCTGCGCGGCGAGATCATCAAAGCGTTTGTCGCCTTGCGCGAAGGCTACGAGCCGTCTGACGCGCTGATCGAAGAGATCCGCGATTTCGTCAAAAAAGGCCTCGCCGCCCACGCCGCGCCCCGCGAGATCGAGTTCCGCGACAAGCTTCCGAAGACGCGCTCCGGCAAGATCATGCGCCGCGTCTTGAAAGCGTGGGAACTGGGCTTGCCGACCGGCGACCTGTCGACGATGGAAGACTAAGCGCACCAAAAAGCATCTCTGCCGGTACTTGGGCAGAGATGCTTTTTGTTTTGCAAGTCGCTTTTGGAAAAATATTTGCAAGATGGGTGAAACCACGGAGCTGGTTGATCCGTACTATATAGCAAAAGCAGGTATCCATACTCTTGGGAGGTAGAAATAGATGGCCCTTTTTAAACGACTGCGCGATTTGACGATGGCAAACATCAACGCATTGCTCGACAAAGCGGAAGATCCGGTGAAAATGCTCGATCAATATCTGCGCGACATGGAAGAAGACATCCAAGACGCTGAGTCGGCGGTGGCCAAGCAGATTGCGGTGGAGAAAAAGCTGCAGCAGCAGTACCTCGAAGCGGAAGAGCTCGCGACGAAGCGTGAAGCGCAAGCCCTGCAGGCGCTGGAAGCGGGCAATGAAGACCTGGCGCGCCGCGCGCTGGTCGACAAAAAGGCGATGGCCGAAAAGGCGGCCGATTTCAAAGCGCAGTACGAGAGCGCGAAAACGGTGGCCGACGGCCTGCGCGGCAAGCTCGGCGAGATGAAAGAGCAGCTCGGCGAAATGAAAAACAAGCGAGACACCTTGAAAGCCCGTGCAGAAGCGGCGAAGGCGCAAAAGCAGATCAACCAGACCCTCTCCGGCATCGGCTCCAACAACGCGGCGGCAGGCTTCTCCCGCATGGAAGACAAAGTGCTCCAGCTCGAAGCGGAAGCCGAAGCTTCGAATGAAGTGTCGGGCAGCAAGTCCCTCGACCGCGAGTTCGCCGAGCTGAACAAAAACAACACTTCGGAGATCGATGCGGAACTGGAAGCGCTGAAAGCAAAACTGAAAAAGTAAGCCGCATCATCCTCACAAGCTCGGGCGCTCAACAGGCCAGAGCTTGTTTTGATGATCCCAATTCCACAGGCCATTCTAAAAGCCCTGCTCGCTTCGGAGCAGGGCTGTTTCTATTGTTACAGATCGGGAAGATCGGCGCTGTCAGGATGGGCGATTTCGTCGGTGAAGGCCGG includes the following:
- a CDS encoding PspA/IM30 family protein, with product MALFKRLRDLTMANINALLDKAEDPVKMLDQYLRDMEEDIQDAESAVAKQIAVEKKLQQQYLEAEELATKREAQALQALEAGNEDLARRALVDKKAMAEKAADFKAQYESAKTVADGLRGKLGEMKEQLGEMKNKRDTLKARAEAAKAQKQINQTLSGIGSNNAAAGFSRMEDKVLQLEAEAEASNEVSGSKSLDREFAELNKNNTSEIDAELEALKAKLKK